TGTTTGCTCTcttttttcatcatcttcctcctctacTGGATGATTAGAGTAGAGGAATAATAACGTAGAGCTTGTAATAATCACTTGGCCTCTTGAGAAGTGATGGCTGGGGGAGATGAAGGTTCTTGCAGTACTATGGGCGGTGTGCCTAGTAGGACTCTGCCACAGTGGAAATGATGGCAAGGTGGATGCCTCCACATTCAATGTACAAGAAGCCGAAACTCCTAGGAAAGAATCCCAAGAGCCAAAAGAACATACTCCTGTGCATGATTGCAAATCCAAGGTTGACGAGTCTCTCTTTGACGCCTTGGAGTCTGTTGCAGACGGTGTAAAGGTTCTGAGGCTCCTAGCAAAGGAAGGTGTTACTGCAAACAAGCTCACATTTGGAGAGGAAGTGGTATGGCCGGGGAAGAAGGATGCGACGTGCCTCCTTGCCACCATCTACCTTGACAATGGACATCCCAGGTTGGCAGTACTTACTACCAGGAATTCTAAGCATAAGCAGAGAAAGGTatatagataccatgatggaACGCAGTGGAAGGGTTACAAAGAGAGGGGTCATGATGCTAGGCTCAAGAAACTAAAGGAGGGTTGTAACTCTACTATACCTCAACGCATTGCTCCCTGCAAacttgatattttaaaccCTGACCAGACCAAGGTACATGTAGGTGACCTGCCTTATAAGGAAGAACATGAACTAACTCTCAAGAAATATTCTCCAGATACCGGTCGTCATGTGAGATCTATTGTGGATGCTGGAGCGATTGTTTGGGAAGCTGACGAGTATCAAAAGTGTATAGACGTAAAGTCTTACACAAGGGGAGACTCCATACTACTTGCAATCAAGGTGGAGGATTTGGATGATTTGGAGCAtaagtattttgagaagCTAAATGGAGCATGGAATGAAGTCGACGAAGATGGATTTAATGACAAGGTTAATATAGTAATGGGAGGGTTAATGGAATATAGTGGAAATGAGGTACATTCTGAAACATTACATCCTGTTGGGGTATCTACAGATGACCATGTAGATGTCCCACCTCAAGGGTCTACTCTCCCTCCCCAAGAAGTAACTACTCCATCAATTCAACATGTAGAGCCTAAGGTTCCAATAGAGCCTACTACTGAACCAAAAGTATCTACCTCTGAAAAATCAAATGAGGTAGAAGACTCTGGAGAGACTCCTGTAGAAGAAGTACAGCCAGAAGTTGCTCCTgcagaatctccagaggatgatgaaccTGGGAAGGAATcagaatctgatgatatGGGAGAGTCTCCTGTTGTAGAGTCAGAGTCAAAGCTGGTAGCTGTAAAAGAGTCTGAGCCAGTCACAAAAGAGCCAAATTCTACTGAATCATCACCTTCACTGGGAGATAGTGAGACCtctcaagaaggaaatgGTGGAGATACTGATGAGGAAACTCAAGAGCCAGAGGCTCCAATGGAGGATGAACAGgatgatgaggaagaggaggaCGCTACTGCTGATGGACAAGGTAATGAGCGGACGTATACAGAAGAGGAGATAGCTGAATTCAAGAAACATTTGATTAAGCTTGCCTCGAAAGTCGATAAGAACATATTCAAGGTAGATGGTATAAAGGAAGATAACCTCTTTGCTCTTCAACTTACTCCTAAAGATGCTAAACCAGTAACTCATGTTACATATGGTGAAAAGGAAATATGGTCCGGCAGCACGCTCTTTAATAAATCAAATTTAGTGGAGGCtataatatatttttataagGACATTCCAGCATTGGTTACCATCAAGGCACTAAAAGGAAATAATGAatttatggtatataaaTTCAGTGACTCTGAAGGGTTTTGGTATGATTCCGAAGAGAAGCAATTCAACAAGTTCTTGGAGGATACTAAAAAACAGGTAGAGACGATTAAAGCTAAAGAAGCTGAGAAAGCTGCTCAAGAGGAGTCTACTAGCCAGGATGCATCCAGTTCAGATTCTCAACCTTCAGGTGAACAAGAGGATGTTAGTCAACAAATTTCCCCTGAAGCTACTGGACAAGAATCTGCAGAACCTGCTGAACCTGAACAACTTCTAAACCCCTTcctttccaaagtagaTGCATCCCTCTTTCAtgtagaagaagatgaggaagatggcGTCAAGGTTCTTAAACTCACAGCCAAGAAGGGCGCTGAGGCTACCAAGCTAGTGTACAATGGAAAGGAGATCTGGTCCGGTAGTGCGTTCATTGGTACAACATCAAACTTGGTGGAGGCTCTGATATACTTTTACAAGGAAGTCCCAGCATTGGTTACTATCCAGACCATTAAAGGAGGTAATAGGTCCgttatttacaaattcagTGATACTGAGGGTTTTTGGCGCGACTCTAACGAAGAGGGATTCAAAAAGATGTTGGGGGATACTAAAAAACAAGTAGAGAAACTCAAAGCTAGAGAAGCGGAGACTCCTAAAGAGAATGGCTCAGAGTCCAGTGAACCTAAGGATACACCTGAAGTTACTACTATTCAACCTGAGGTACAACGTAATGTTGGCATTTCATCTGATAATTCTATTCCAAGTAGACATAATGCCACCTCCAACCCTAAGGACGGAATTAAACCACCGGCGACTACATTGGCAAATTTTAATACGtttggaagatttggaTCTATGTATAATATTACCAGTGAAATATCCTCCAAACAAGACCTACTAGACGTTTTCGGGGAggcattaaaatttttgaaggataaaaatccactatCTTCAGAGGTTGATAAAAACGAAGCCCCTCCTAAAGTGTCCACTAGCTCTTCCTtggataaagaagataGTATGAGAAACACTCGGCTAACTCCATCAAAACCTCTCGATCCACCGGGTCCACTAGTCCTTGACCTTTCAGTGGAGTCTGCTGATGATAAGGTTACCCTCTACAAGAATGATAATGGTGAACTAAAGTACAGAGCATTTACATCAGAAAATGGAAActactttgaaaagattttaCATTATGGAGTTGTAATTTGGGAAGCTGAACCTGGTCAACGCGGAACGTTTGCGTCTTATCATTCTAAGGAAGATGCTATGCTTGTTCGTATGTATGTTCAAACAGATGGACACGTTGAAAggaagtactttgagaaaaCTGCTTATGGGTGGGCATCTATTGAGAAGGAGGATTATGAAAAGAAACTAAAGGATCTCAGGAGTGGTGTGACTAATCAGTCTTCCTTACAAGGCTCTGCTACTCTTCGGActgataatcctactgTAGTACCTTCCAGTGATGAGTTTTCAGAAGCTCAAATGGTTAAACAAGGTGGTACTACTCCTATCACCCTTGATCTTGCAAGCCCTAACGAATCAGAGATAGGGATTTTGGGATCTGACACTAATGAAGTCTCTACCAAGACAtattctccaaagaagaatgtTAAGATTACTTCTGTTGTTGACGGTGGACTGCCCATATGGAAGGCTTCTGGAAACGAAACCTTTTCCTCCGCAAAATTATCATCCAGGGATGGATACTCATTGCTTCTCATTTATCTCAAAGATACTGGAAATAGTTTTGGTAagcattttgaaaagaatgctGATGGATGGACACCTATTGATGAGAAAGCATATAAGGGTAAGCTACAGGACCTTAAGAATGGTGTGACTAATCGGTTTGTAGAAGGATCTagtgaagagtctactaCACTTCAATGATTCCTCACAGATACTGAATACACGATGCAGTATACATTATAGGGTTGACTTGTACAACGTGTGAATTATTGGTTACTTTGACCAATGATTTCTCCCTTTTGTGAATAAAGAAGTTAATGCTAAAACTCGCAAATATATACTCGTTCCTCATGCTCACACTATTCTATACACAACTAATACAAATTCTTTAGGGTGTTTATGAATCTCTTCTACCTCATTATATCCTTGTCTCAACTCATACCAATTCTTCGTGTGGAATCTCCGATAACCTACTTTGCACCGCTTATTCTTGTCCTTACGGTTTCTATTTTAAAGGAGGCAAGTGATGACTATAAGCGTTTTCTGCGCGATCGTGAGGCTAATTCGCAAAAGTATGAAATTCTAAGCAAAGACGGTTTAATCGAGGTGAACGCAGAGAATATACAATTGGGTTCTATTATAAAGCTCAGAAAAGACCAAAGGGTCCCCGCAGATTTAATATTATTGAGGACTTCAGAGGCAAACGGATCTAGTTTTATCCGTACAGATCAGCTAGATGGTGAAACTGACTGGAAGCTAAAAAGGGCAATATGCACAACTCAGTCCCTGAAAAGTTCTTCGTCAATGTTAGATTTACAAGCTGTTTGCTGCGTAGAACCTCCAAGACAAGATATATATTCTTTTAATGGGCAAATGACCTTTTATTTCCCGAATGAACCTCAAAATAAAGAGGTTGATGAGAAATCTGATGCAGAAAAACTCTTGCTCAGCAAAAGGACGGAAACAGAATTTGCACAGCATGCAGATGGTGTGGACgttgtaaaaatgtgtGAACGCTTGGAGGAAAGGAAAAGCGTGGATTACTCAACTGAAAACTATAAGGTTTTAGTTGAGCCTGTTTCTGTTGATAATGCtatatggatgaatacCATCGTTGCATCTGGTACTATTTATGGCTTGGTTATCTACATAGGGAAGGAAGTTAGAGCTTGTTTAAATGCGAAAAGAGCTAGATATAAAATGGGATGTTTTGATAAGGAAGTTAATTTAATGacaaaagttttatttGCTATTTTGGTGGCACTTTCATTTGCTATGGTCATACCCAATGGATTTGTTGGCCAATGGTACATTTGGGTTATCAAGTTTTTACTTTTGTTTTCCACTATCATTCCCATATCTTTGCGtataaatttggatttGGCAAAATTCGTTTACTCCCGTACTATTGCAATGGATAGCGAGATACCTGGAACTGTTCCACGTACTACATTGATACCTGAAGAATTGGGTAGAATAAGTTATTTGTTGACGGATAAAACTGGGACATTGacacaaaatataattaATTTGGAAAGGATCCATATTGCGCGTGCATTGTTTCAGGTGGATGATTTGCCTCTAATTCACAAATATGTGAACAATtattttgcaaattatTCACTTTCAAACATGGATGAGGCTCTACAGGCACCTGAATATGAAGGTGCTACGCAAGTAAGGAGCAGAAGAAAATCAGCAATTCATTCTCCTAGTGTAAAAGTCAGCCAGACGAATGAGATTGAGACAAAACTCTGTTTGGCATTACTATCGTTGGCAATTTGTCACAATGTCACACCGACATCAGATGAAAATGACAAACTTGGATACCAGGCGTCTTCTCCAGATGAAATTGCATTGGTCTCATTTGCAAGCATGTGCAACATACAGCTCAAGGAAAGAGATGAAACTAATATTGTCCTGCAAATCAATGGGAATCTGCTCCTTAGATATAAAATTCTAATGATGTTTCCCTTTAGTTCTGAAACGAAGCGTATGGGAATCATTATATCGGATGAGGATGCAAATATGAAGTTCTTTTTTTGCAAGGGAGCAGAGTCTGTGATGATTCCATTTCTTCAGCCAAGAGGGTCTGTATGGCTCGGTGAGGAATGTGATAATATGGCTAGAATGGGTCTTCGTACATTGGTTTTCGGTTACAAGATTTTGTCGGAAAATGATTACAACACATTCCAATCCAGATATGAAGATGCTAGATTGAGTATCAAGGATCGTCAGGAAAGAATTCGCAAGGCCATCTCTACACTTGAACATGACCTGATACTCATTGCACTAACTGGTGTTAGAGATAAGCTACAGCCACATGTTAGGAGTACATTGGAGGCACTTCGTAATGCTGGAATCAGGATATGGATGTTGACTGGAGATAAGGTTGACACTGCACGTTGTATTGCTATATCTGCTGGAATTAAGGACAAAACACATTCTGTGTTTTTGATTACTAGTGAAATGTACACTACGGTTGAGGAGATTAGAAACCAActtcaaatattttcaatGGGACCTACTTCTACCCTTTTAATTGTAGATACAGGTGTAATTTCTACTAGTATTAGGGAATTCCCCAACTTTTTCATCCAAGTTGCGAGCATGGCCCATGCAGTGCTTTGCTGTCGTTGCACTCCATTCATCAAGGCTGAACTTGTACGACTCTTGAAACTAAGTGGAAAGAGGACTTGTGCAATTGGAGATGGAGACAATGATGTACCAATGATTATGGAGGCTGATGTTGGTATAGGTATAGTTGGAAAGGAGGGACTCCAAGCGAGTCTCAGTGCGGATTACTCGATTACTCAATTTTCGTATATTAAACGTATAGTATTGTGGCATGGTAGGAATAGCTACAAGAGATCTGCCGCGCTTACTCATTTCATCATACACAGAGGAATGATTCTGACTGTAATGCAAGCGATTTTCTCAGCAATGTATTTCTACATGCCCCTTGCATTCTTTCAGGGTTGGTTACAGATTGGGTTTTCCTCCTATTATACTATGGTACCGATCTTTTGTCTAATTCTAGATCAGGAGATTGAGGAATCTGATGTCTTTTTATTTCCAGAACTCTATCAGACACTGCGTACGGGACGTGTAATGTCGGTGAAGACGTTTTTAATTTGGGTATGGATTTCGGTGTTTCAAGGAGGGGTATTGATGCTTGGTGCCATTATACTTTTTGAAAACTCACTCTTGTCACTGGTGGCTATCGCATGTACATCACTATTTGTATTGGAATTGCTAAATTTAGCGAGTGAATTGCACACATGGCACCCACTCACTGTGGTTAGTATGATTTCCACAGCCATTGTATATTTCTACTCTATCCTCATTTTGAGGAACTACTTTGATTTCGTTTTTATTGCCACCACATCGTTTGTATGGAAGGTTATTGTGATCACACTCGCAGGGTGGCTCCCTGTATACATTTTCAAGAGTATACAAACAGCACTCCAGCCACCACAATACACTAAACTAGCCATTTAACTAAATCACTATAGTAAATGTATATACATGATCACAATTTTATGAGCATGTCGTCACTTAGTAAAATAGAGTAGAAAATGCAATGGCGGCGACAGCCAAGAGTGCGCCATAGACGGAGAAGCCATCGTATACGACCTTGTAGTCAGCGGGGAAGGTGCTGTTGATGCCATGCAAAGTCTCGGCGGCATCCTTGACCTCAACTCTCTTCCAGGCCTTTTCAACGAGTTTCAAGAAGATTTCCTTGATTCTGCCATCGCCCTTGTAGAGGTAAACAACTCTGGCAACCTTGTTGTCACTGGAAACAAAGAGCTCAAGGTCGAGAACAACTTCGTTGTCACCATCAATCAACTCAGTCTTGCCATCGACGACCTTGAGGACGCGCTTGCCTGGAGCCTTGAAGGTGTGCTTCTTGCCGGAGCCAAAGGTGGTCTCGGTGAACTTGTCGGAGACTGCAGCGGCCAAGTCAACGGAGACGGCCTCGAAGCCCTTGAACAAGACCTCCTGGTAGAACTCGGCGACCTCGAGCTCGACCCACTTATCACCGTCCTTCTTGAGAACGAGGTGAAGGGCGGACTCAACGGCGATGACGACGTATGGCTTGTTGTCCTTGATGTGCCTGACGACAGTCTTTGGGGTTTGTTCCTTCAAGTCAAAGGTCTTGATGACGGAGTCGCCTTCCTTGACCTTCTCAACTGCATAGCCCTCATGAGCAGTGTAGACGATGTGCTCCTCGGACTGCTTGTCGATGGTGACGTGGTCAATGGACTCCAACTGGAAGTCGACGACAGCTCCAGAGGCCTTGGGTTTCTCCTCCTCGGCGAGGATGCTCGAAATGGCAATGGATGCGAAAACAAAAGCAAAGGATTTGGAAATCATCTTGACAGAAATTTCTTCACCCTAAAACTTCAAGGCGATTTGAGCGATAAATGTATAGTGACACACCACACAATGCATACACCACGTCGGAGTCGAACTGCGCTTTCAACTGCATATGTGGTGTGTGCATGAGGCCACGGATGCAAACATGAGCGAAAACCATCGCAAACTCTCCGCTGCTTTGGCTCCATGCGCTGACaaggagaagaaaagaCCCCCAATAGTAGGAAAAATATCCCCAGTTATGCGCGGAATTTTCTACGCATCATTTAGTCGCCATTTTTGCCCTGGAGCTCCTCGCGCCTCCTTTTTTGGGCCCTGATGGCATCCAGGCCCATCCTTGCACCCTCTTTCCAGGGAGTGAGCGTAATGCTGTCGATGGCGTAAGCCAGAGGCGGCATgggtcccgaagaatgagggactagagcgaaTGCAATGAGCTTGAGCGACTATCCGACTGAAGGGAGGATAGgagtgatggagactctgGATTCTTGTGGCTGAAAGGATGAGCGAAGTGAATATAGGAGTCTTGcgagtatacagagtataggagcatagGCGACCGCAGGGAGCCTCTGTAatcattggtagatggaTACGGTGGTCATGCTAGTTGCAAAGGTAACAAACGGGGCCTGTATCTCCAAAGCATGCAAGGATGAAAGTATCTCCCAAGGGAGTAGGAGATTCTCGGCATTGATGCCTATTCTTGACTTTGGATCACCTCGAAATGGGAGGAATATGACCTAGTATGAATGAGGGAAGCTTTGGAATCTCAACTTAGGGTACCATGGCCTAGACTGATGGAGTATGGCTCAGCTTACTACTATACAGATCCTTCTGGAGGAGGAACTTGGTGCATTGGCAAGCCACATACTGGTCCATATGACAGTCTAAAGCTTCAACTACTACTCAATCAAGCTCCACAAGATGCCCCTACATCTGCATCTCTGGGAAAGGACTCTTATTACTGTTACTAATGGGCCAAGTGGGAGGCTTGACCTCTACACTCACTCTCCAAACATACCACTTTTCGTAACGGAAATTGTACATGAAGCCTGACCATAATCTTCCTATATCTTCCGCAAGCATGCTCACAGAATGGACTCTGATGCCTCCGTAAACATGTAAAGGAAAATAATCATTAATTAGTGTGCCCTTTGAGCGATCAAGTTCCAATTTTTGGGGCCAATCCCTTTACATTCCTCCCAATTTTCACGCTTTGGCGATCATTTATGCTCTCATCAAGTTCCCATAATTAACTAGCGACTAAGCTCAGCTGTATCCTTTATCCCCTTAAAATTGTCGGCCAACTCGTTATATTCCTCTTCGAGTTCCTTGAGGGAGGTCTGGTCATCCTTGGTAGCCTCCTTTACCTTTTTCACAAGCTCATCATTTTTTTCGCTAGACTTTCCATCCATATCCGCAATCAGTCTATCGGAGTTGCGGTAGATTCGTCCTACCTTTGGGAAGGTCTTTAGGATGGATTCGTTCACCTTCTTTTTGAGTTCTGTTAAACGTTCAATTTCCTTGTCAAAGGACTTGTCAGAGTTTGTATCCAGCTCTTTTAGTTGTTTTATTTCATTCTTGACCTCTTCTGCTAgtccttttctttttttaatattttcagTGGCATCCGAGATGTCTTGTCTCAGTTTCTTTTGGAGCTCTGAAGGGGTGTTCGGTAGCTCTACGCTTTCCCTTGTTGCGGGTTCCAATTTCCTTTTTTGTAC
This region of Theileria equi strain WA chromosome 1, complete sequence genomic DNA includes:
- a CDS encoding uncharacterized protein (encoded by transcript BEWA_026840A), producing the protein MKVLAVLWAVCLVGLCHSGNDGKVDASTFNVQEAETPRKESQEPKEHTPVHDCKSKVDESLFDALESVADGVKVLRLLAKEGVTANKLTFGEEVVWPGKKDATCLLATIYLDNGHPRLAVLTTRNSKHKQRKVYRYHDGTQWKGYKERGHDARLKKLKEGCNSTIPQRIAPCKLDILNPDQTKVHVGDLPYKEEHELTLKKYSPDTGRHVRSIVDAGAIVWEADEYQKCIDVKSYTRGDSILLAIKVEDLDDLEHKYFEKLNGAWNEVDEDGFNDKVNIVMGGLMEYSGNEVHSETLHPVGVSTDDHVDVPPQGSTLPPQEVTTPSIQHVEPKVPIEPTTEPKVSTSEKSNEVEDSGETPVEEVQPEVAPAESPEDDEPGKESESDDMGESPVVESESKLVAVKESEPVTKEPNSTESSPSLGDSETSQEGNGGDTDEETQEPEAPMEDEQDDEEEEDATADGQGNERTYTEEEIAEFKKHLIKLASKVDKNIFKVDGIKEDNLFALQLTPKDAKPVTHVTYGEKEIWSGSTLFNKSNLVEAIIYFYKDIPALVTIKALKGNNEFMVYKFSDSEGFWYDSEEKQFNKFLEDTKKQVETIKAKEAEKAAQEESTSQDASSSDSQPSGEQEDVSQQISPEATGQESAEPAEPEQLLNPFLSKVDASLFHVEEDEEDGVKVLKLTAKKGAEATKLVYNGKEIWSGSAFIGTTSNLVEALIYFYKEVPALVTIQTIKGGNRSVIYKFSDTEGFWRDSNEEGFKKMLGDTKKQVEKLKAREAETPKENGSESSEPKDTPEVTTIQPEVQRNVGISSDNSIPSRHNATSNPKDGIKPPATTLANFNTFGRFGSMYNITSEISSKQDLLDVFGEALKFLKDKNPLSSEVDKNEAPPKVSTSSSLDKEDSMRNTRLTPSKPLDPPGPLVLDLSVESADDKVTLYKNDNGELKYRAFTSENGNYFEKILHYGVVIWEAEPGQRGTFASYHSKEDAMLVRMYVQTDGHVERKYFEKTAYGWASIEKEDYEKKLKDLRSGVTNQSSLQGSATLRTDNPTVVPSSDEFSEAQMVKQGGTTPITLDLASPNESEIGILGSDTNEVSTKTYSPKKNVKITSVVDGGLPIWKASGNETFSSAKLSSRDGYSLLLIYLKDTGNSFGKHFEKNADGWTPIDEKAYKGKLQDLKNGVTNRVFMNLFYLIISLSQLIPILRVESPITYFAPLILVLTVSILKEASDDYKRFLRDREANSQKYEILSKDGLIEVNAENIQLGSIIKLRKDQRVPADLILLRTSEANGSSFIRTDQLDGETDWKLKRAICTTQSLKSSSSMLDLQAVCCVEPPRQDIYSFNGQMTFYFPNEPQNKEVDEKSDAEKLLLSKRTETEFAQHADGVDVVKMCERLEERKSVDYSTENYKVLVEPVSVDNAIWMNTIVASGTIYGLVIYIGKEVRACLNAKRARYKMGCFDKEVNLMTKVLFAILVALSFAMVIPNGFVGQWYIWVIKFLLLFSTIIPISLRINLDLAKFVYSRTIAMDSEIPGTVPRTTLIPEELGRISYLLTDKTGTLTQNIINLERIHIARALFQVDDLPLIHKYVNNYFANYSLSNMDEALQAPEYEGATQVRSRRKSAIHSPSVKVSQTNEIETKLCLALLSLAICHNVTPTSDENDKLGYQASSPDEIALVSFASMCNIQLKERDETNIVLQINGNLLLRYKILMMFPFSSETKRMGIIISDEDANMKFFFCKGAESVMIPFLQPRGSVWLGEECDNMARMGLRTLVFGYKILSENDYNTFQSRYEDARLSIKDRQERIRKAISTLEHDLILIALTGVRDKLQPHVRSTLEALRNAGIRIWMLTGDKVDTARCIAISAGIKDKTHSVFLITSEMYTTVEEIRNQLQIFSMGPTSTLLIVDTGVISTSIREFPNFFIQVASMAHAVLCCRCTPFIKAELVRLLKLSGKRTCAIGDGDNDVPMIMEADVGIGIVGKEGLQASLSADYSITQFSYIKRIVLWHGRNSYKRSAALTHFIIHRGMILTVMQAIFSAMYFYMPLAFFQGWLQIGFSSYYTMVPIFCLILDQEIEESDVFLFPELYQTLRTGRVMSVKTFLIWVWISVFQGGVLMLGAIILFENSLLSLVAIACTSLFVLELLNLASELHTWHPLTVVSMISTAIVYFYSILILRNYFDFVFIATTSFVWKVIVITLAGWLPVYIFKSIQTALQPPQYTKLAI
- a CDS encoding equi merozoite antigen 1 (encoded by transcript BEWA_026850A); this translates as MISKSFAFVFASIAISSILAEEEKPKASGAVVDFQLESIDHVTIDKQSEEHIVYTAHEGYAVEKVKEGDSVIKTFDLKEQTPKTVVRHIKDNKPYVVIAVESALHLVLKKDGDKWVELEVAEFYQEVLFKGFEAVSVDLAAAVSDKFTETTFGSGKKHTFKAPGKRVLKVVDGKTELIDGDNEVVLDLELFVSSDNKVARVVYLYKGDGRIKEIFLKLVEKAWKRVEVKDAAETLHGINSTFPADYKVVYDGFSVYGALLAVAAIAFSTLFY